A genome region from Euphorbia lathyris chromosome 4, ddEupLath1.1, whole genome shotgun sequence includes the following:
- the LOC136227857 gene encoding regulator of nonsense transcripts UPF3-like isoform X4, producing MLFLHEEDVFGGMKGQSEKTKVVVRHLPPTISQVMLMEQIDVAFGGRYNWASFRPGKSSQKHQSFSRAYIDFKKPEDVIEFAEFFNGHLFVNEKGTQFRAIVEYAPSQRVPKQWSKKDGREGTISKDPSYLEFLESISKPAENLPSAEIQLERREAERVGAPKDAPIVTPLMDFVRQKRAAKSGSRQRMLSNGKISRRAGASGSSGSSKRSSEKKRVSTTMYVLRDTAKSTSGKDKSTYLLVPKRDDQQLSDKAVTFASASGAEVLEDESGVPGIADTGKKKILLLKGKEKEISPNAGSFDKNAIGPSLKQSQRASGRIIRSILLNKDSRQNQSSGIQFDQQAQTLEKEKRPPRPPHVHIVSKDSNGASDDKVVGNDLHGFSGDKQEKRMRNKDRPDRVVWTPLRRSDGSYASDESLPSASQSSQSGGDSYQGSHKHFGRRGPSHSVRDADGSSVEGKPSKRGGVSSYGSHEKQVWVQKSSSGS from the exons ATGCTATTTCTTCATGAAGAAGAT GTTTTCGGAGGCATGAAGGGTCAATCTGAAAAGACCAAGGTGGTGGTGCGTCACCTGCCACCGACGATTTCTCAAGTCATGCTTATGGAGCAAATCGACGTTGCCTTCGGTGGACGTTATAATTGGGCATCGTTCCGTCCTGGCAAAAGCAG TCAGAAGCATCAATCCTTTTCCAGAGCCTATATTGACTTCAAAAAGCCTGAAGATGTTATTGAGTTTGCAGAGTTTTTTAATGGCCATCTCTTTGTGAATGAGAAGG GCACTCAGTTCAGAGCTATTGTCGAGTATGCTCCGTCACAGCGTGTTCCAAAACAGTGGTCTAAGAAGGATGGTCGTGAAGGAACCATATCAAAAG ATCCTTCATATTTGGAGTTCCTTGAATCGATATCAAAGCCTGCTGAGAATCTTCCGAGTGCAGAGATACAATTGGAAAGAAGAGAAGCTGAAAGAGTTG GTGCACCAAAGGATGCTCCAATAGTTACACCCTTAATGGATTTTGTCCGTCAAAAAAGAGCTGCTAAGAGTGGATCTCGG cagAGAATGTTGTCAAATGGGAAAATCAGCAGACGTGCTGGTGCAAGTGGAAGCTCTGGCTCTTCCAAACGAAGTTCTGAAAAGAAGAGAGTTTCAACCACAATG TATGTTTTAAGGGACACTGCAAAAAGTACAAGTGGAAAAGATAAATCAACCTATCTATTGGTTCCGAAACGAGATGACCAGCAACTTTCTGATAAAGCTGTTACTTTTGCTTCTGCAAGTGGAGCTGAAGTATTGGAGGATGAAAGTG GAGTTCCCGGAATTGCTGATACTGGCAAAAAGAAAATCCTTCTTctgaaagggaaagagaaagaaatttcaCCT AATGCAGGATCATTTGATAAAAATGCGATTGGTCCTTCCCTGAAGCAGAGCCAGAGGGCCAGTGGAAGGATAATTAGAAGCATACTTTTGAACAAGGATTCACGCCAAAATCAATCTTCTGGAATCCAATTTGATCAGCAAGCTCAAActttggaaaaggaaaagcgtCCTCCTCGGCCTCCACATGTGCACATTGTTTCGAAGGATTCAAATGGAGCTTCAGATGACAAGGTTGTTGGTAATGACTTGCATGGGTTTTCTGGTGATAAGCAAGAAAAGCGCATGAGAAATAAGGATAGGCCTGATCGTGTTGTATGGACTCCTCTTCGCCGGTCAGATGGATCTTATGCGAGTGATGAATCCTTGCCCTCTGCATCACAATCCTCACAATCAGGTGGAGATTCTTATCAAG GGTCACATAAACATTTTGGTCGTCGTGGACCATCACATTCAGTGAGGGATGCTGATGGCTCATCTGTGGAGGGGAAGCCTTCAAAGAGAGGTGGTGTTTCTAGCTATGGTTCCCATGAG AAGCAGGTCTGGGTTCAAAAGTCAAGTTCTGGTTCATAG
- the LOC136227857 gene encoding regulator of nonsense transcripts UPF3-like isoform X5 has product MLFLHEEDVFGGMKGQSEKTKVVVRHLPPTISQVMLMEQIDVAFGGRYNWASFRPGKSSQKHQSFSRAYIDFKKPEDVIEFAEFFNGHLFVNEKGTQFRAIVEYAPSQRVPKQWSKKDGREGTISKDPSYLEFLESISKPAENLPSAEIQLERREAERVGAPKDAPIVTPLMDFVRQKRAAKSGSRRMLSNGKISRRAGASGSSGSSKRSSEKKRVSTTMYVLRDTAKSTSGKDKSTYLLVPKRDDQQLSDKAVTFASASGAEVLEDESGVPGIADTGKKKILLLKGKEKEISPNAGSFDKNAIGPSLKQSQRASGRIIRSILLNKDSRQNQSSGIQFDQQAQTLEKEKRPPRPPHVHIVSKDSNGASDDKVVGNDLHGFSGDKQEKRMRNKDRPDRVVWTPLRRSDGSYASDESLPSASQSSQSGGDSYQGSHKHFGRRGPSHSVRDADGSSVEGKPSKRGGVSSYGSHEKQVWVQKSSSGS; this is encoded by the exons ATGCTATTTCTTCATGAAGAAGAT GTTTTCGGAGGCATGAAGGGTCAATCTGAAAAGACCAAGGTGGTGGTGCGTCACCTGCCACCGACGATTTCTCAAGTCATGCTTATGGAGCAAATCGACGTTGCCTTCGGTGGACGTTATAATTGGGCATCGTTCCGTCCTGGCAAAAGCAG TCAGAAGCATCAATCCTTTTCCAGAGCCTATATTGACTTCAAAAAGCCTGAAGATGTTATTGAGTTTGCAGAGTTTTTTAATGGCCATCTCTTTGTGAATGAGAAGG GCACTCAGTTCAGAGCTATTGTCGAGTATGCTCCGTCACAGCGTGTTCCAAAACAGTGGTCTAAGAAGGATGGTCGTGAAGGAACCATATCAAAAG ATCCTTCATATTTGGAGTTCCTTGAATCGATATCAAAGCCTGCTGAGAATCTTCCGAGTGCAGAGATACAATTGGAAAGAAGAGAAGCTGAAAGAGTTG GTGCACCAAAGGATGCTCCAATAGTTACACCCTTAATGGATTTTGTCCGTCAAAAAAGAGCTGCTAAGAGTGGATCTCGG AGAATGTTGTCAAATGGGAAAATCAGCAGACGTGCTGGTGCAAGTGGAAGCTCTGGCTCTTCCAAACGAAGTTCTGAAAAGAAGAGAGTTTCAACCACAATG TATGTTTTAAGGGACACTGCAAAAAGTACAAGTGGAAAAGATAAATCAACCTATCTATTGGTTCCGAAACGAGATGACCAGCAACTTTCTGATAAAGCTGTTACTTTTGCTTCTGCAAGTGGAGCTGAAGTATTGGAGGATGAAAGTG GAGTTCCCGGAATTGCTGATACTGGCAAAAAGAAAATCCTTCTTctgaaagggaaagagaaagaaatttcaCCT AATGCAGGATCATTTGATAAAAATGCGATTGGTCCTTCCCTGAAGCAGAGCCAGAGGGCCAGTGGAAGGATAATTAGAAGCATACTTTTGAACAAGGATTCACGCCAAAATCAATCTTCTGGAATCCAATTTGATCAGCAAGCTCAAActttggaaaaggaaaagcgtCCTCCTCGGCCTCCACATGTGCACATTGTTTCGAAGGATTCAAATGGAGCTTCAGATGACAAGGTTGTTGGTAATGACTTGCATGGGTTTTCTGGTGATAAGCAAGAAAAGCGCATGAGAAATAAGGATAGGCCTGATCGTGTTGTATGGACTCCTCTTCGCCGGTCAGATGGATCTTATGCGAGTGATGAATCCTTGCCCTCTGCATCACAATCCTCACAATCAGGTGGAGATTCTTATCAAG GGTCACATAAACATTTTGGTCGTCGTGGACCATCACATTCAGTGAGGGATGCTGATGGCTCATCTGTGGAGGGGAAGCCTTCAAAGAGAGGTGGTGTTTCTAGCTATGGTTCCCATGAG AAGCAGGTCTGGGTTCAAAAGTCAAGTTCTGGTTCATAG
- the LOC136227857 gene encoding regulator of nonsense transcripts UPF3-like isoform X3 translates to MLFLHEEDVFGGMKGQSEKTKVVVRHLPPTISQVMLMEQIDVAFGGRYNWASFRPGKSSQKHQSFSRAYIDFKKPEDVIEFAEFFNGHLFVNEKGTQFRAIVEYAPSQRVPKQWSKKDGREGTISKDPSYLEFLESISKPAENLPSAEIQLERREAERVGAPKDAPIVTPLMDFVRQKRAAKSGSRQRMLSNGKISRRAGASGSSGSSKRSSEKKRVSTTMYVLRDTAKSTSGKDKSTYLLVPKRDDQQLSDKAVTFASASGAEVLEDESGITVQPNFKFLIEHRAALYKLFLLVPHNSCQRQVDFHKLFPGIADTGKKKILLLKGKEKEISPNAGSFDKNAIGPSLKQSQRASGRIIRSILLNKDSRQNQSSGIQFDQQAQTLEKEKRPPRPPHVHIVSKDSNGASDDKVVGNDLHGFSGDKQEKRMRNKDRPDRVVWTPLRRSDGSYASDESLPSASQSSQSGGDSYQGSHKHFGRRGPSHSVRDADGSSVEGKPSKRGGVSSYGSHEVWVQKSSSGS, encoded by the exons ATGCTATTTCTTCATGAAGAAGAT GTTTTCGGAGGCATGAAGGGTCAATCTGAAAAGACCAAGGTGGTGGTGCGTCACCTGCCACCGACGATTTCTCAAGTCATGCTTATGGAGCAAATCGACGTTGCCTTCGGTGGACGTTATAATTGGGCATCGTTCCGTCCTGGCAAAAGCAG TCAGAAGCATCAATCCTTTTCCAGAGCCTATATTGACTTCAAAAAGCCTGAAGATGTTATTGAGTTTGCAGAGTTTTTTAATGGCCATCTCTTTGTGAATGAGAAGG GCACTCAGTTCAGAGCTATTGTCGAGTATGCTCCGTCACAGCGTGTTCCAAAACAGTGGTCTAAGAAGGATGGTCGTGAAGGAACCATATCAAAAG ATCCTTCATATTTGGAGTTCCTTGAATCGATATCAAAGCCTGCTGAGAATCTTCCGAGTGCAGAGATACAATTGGAAAGAAGAGAAGCTGAAAGAGTTG GTGCACCAAAGGATGCTCCAATAGTTACACCCTTAATGGATTTTGTCCGTCAAAAAAGAGCTGCTAAGAGTGGATCTCGG cagAGAATGTTGTCAAATGGGAAAATCAGCAGACGTGCTGGTGCAAGTGGAAGCTCTGGCTCTTCCAAACGAAGTTCTGAAAAGAAGAGAGTTTCAACCACAATG TATGTTTTAAGGGACACTGCAAAAAGTACAAGTGGAAAAGATAAATCAACCTATCTATTGGTTCCGAAACGAGATGACCAGCAACTTTCTGATAAAGCTGTTACTTTTGCTTCTGCAAGTGGAGCTGAAGTATTGGAGGATGAAAGTGGTATAACTGTGCAACCGAATTTCAAGTTTTTAATA GAACATAGAGCTGCcttgtataaattgtttttgCTAGTGCCTCATAATAGCTGTCAGAGGCAGGTTGATTTTCATAAATTAT TTCCCGGAATTGCTGATACTGGCAAAAAGAAAATCCTTCTTctgaaagggaaagagaaagaaatttcaCCT AATGCAGGATCATTTGATAAAAATGCGATTGGTCCTTCCCTGAAGCAGAGCCAGAGGGCCAGTGGAAGGATAATTAGAAGCATACTTTTGAACAAGGATTCACGCCAAAATCAATCTTCTGGAATCCAATTTGATCAGCAAGCTCAAActttggaaaaggaaaagcgtCCTCCTCGGCCTCCACATGTGCACATTGTTTCGAAGGATTCAAATGGAGCTTCAGATGACAAGGTTGTTGGTAATGACTTGCATGGGTTTTCTGGTGATAAGCAAGAAAAGCGCATGAGAAATAAGGATAGGCCTGATCGTGTTGTATGGACTCCTCTTCGCCGGTCAGATGGATCTTATGCGAGTGATGAATCCTTGCCCTCTGCATCACAATCCTCACAATCAGGTGGAGATTCTTATCAAG GGTCACATAAACATTTTGGTCGTCGTGGACCATCACATTCAGTGAGGGATGCTGATGGCTCATCTGTGGAGGGGAAGCCTTCAAAGAGAGGTGGTGTTTCTAGCTATGGTTCCCATGAG GTCTGGGTTCAAAAGTCAAGTTCTGGTTCATAG
- the LOC136227857 gene encoding regulator of nonsense transcripts UPF3-like isoform X1: MLFLHEEDVFGGMKGQSEKTKVVVRHLPPTISQVMLMEQIDVAFGGRYNWASFRPGKSSQKHQSFSRAYIDFKKPEDVIEFAEFFNGHLFVNEKGTQFRAIVEYAPSQRVPKQWSKKDGREGTISKDPSYLEFLESISKPAENLPSAEIQLERREAERVGAPKDAPIVTPLMDFVRQKRAAKSGSRQRMLSNGKISRRAGASGSSGSSKRSSEKKRVSTTMYVLRDTAKSTSGKDKSTYLLVPKRDDQQLSDKAVTFASASGAEVLEDESGITVQPNFKFLIEHRAALYKLFLLVPHNSCQRQVDFHKLFPGIADTGKKKILLLKGKEKEISPNAGSFDKNAIGPSLKQSQRASGRIIRSILLNKDSRQNQSSGIQFDQQAQTLEKEKRPPRPPHVHIVSKDSNGASDDKVVGNDLHGFSGDKQEKRMRNKDRPDRVVWTPLRRSDGSYASDESLPSASQSSQSGGDSYQGSHKHFGRRGPSHSVRDADGSSVEGKPSKRGGVSSYGSHEKQVWVQKSSSGS; this comes from the exons ATGCTATTTCTTCATGAAGAAGAT GTTTTCGGAGGCATGAAGGGTCAATCTGAAAAGACCAAGGTGGTGGTGCGTCACCTGCCACCGACGATTTCTCAAGTCATGCTTATGGAGCAAATCGACGTTGCCTTCGGTGGACGTTATAATTGGGCATCGTTCCGTCCTGGCAAAAGCAG TCAGAAGCATCAATCCTTTTCCAGAGCCTATATTGACTTCAAAAAGCCTGAAGATGTTATTGAGTTTGCAGAGTTTTTTAATGGCCATCTCTTTGTGAATGAGAAGG GCACTCAGTTCAGAGCTATTGTCGAGTATGCTCCGTCACAGCGTGTTCCAAAACAGTGGTCTAAGAAGGATGGTCGTGAAGGAACCATATCAAAAG ATCCTTCATATTTGGAGTTCCTTGAATCGATATCAAAGCCTGCTGAGAATCTTCCGAGTGCAGAGATACAATTGGAAAGAAGAGAAGCTGAAAGAGTTG GTGCACCAAAGGATGCTCCAATAGTTACACCCTTAATGGATTTTGTCCGTCAAAAAAGAGCTGCTAAGAGTGGATCTCGG cagAGAATGTTGTCAAATGGGAAAATCAGCAGACGTGCTGGTGCAAGTGGAAGCTCTGGCTCTTCCAAACGAAGTTCTGAAAAGAAGAGAGTTTCAACCACAATG TATGTTTTAAGGGACACTGCAAAAAGTACAAGTGGAAAAGATAAATCAACCTATCTATTGGTTCCGAAACGAGATGACCAGCAACTTTCTGATAAAGCTGTTACTTTTGCTTCTGCAAGTGGAGCTGAAGTATTGGAGGATGAAAGTGGTATAACTGTGCAACCGAATTTCAAGTTTTTAATA GAACATAGAGCTGCcttgtataaattgtttttgCTAGTGCCTCATAATAGCTGTCAGAGGCAGGTTGATTTTCATAAATTAT TTCCCGGAATTGCTGATACTGGCAAAAAGAAAATCCTTCTTctgaaagggaaagagaaagaaatttcaCCT AATGCAGGATCATTTGATAAAAATGCGATTGGTCCTTCCCTGAAGCAGAGCCAGAGGGCCAGTGGAAGGATAATTAGAAGCATACTTTTGAACAAGGATTCACGCCAAAATCAATCTTCTGGAATCCAATTTGATCAGCAAGCTCAAActttggaaaaggaaaagcgtCCTCCTCGGCCTCCACATGTGCACATTGTTTCGAAGGATTCAAATGGAGCTTCAGATGACAAGGTTGTTGGTAATGACTTGCATGGGTTTTCTGGTGATAAGCAAGAAAAGCGCATGAGAAATAAGGATAGGCCTGATCGTGTTGTATGGACTCCTCTTCGCCGGTCAGATGGATCTTATGCGAGTGATGAATCCTTGCCCTCTGCATCACAATCCTCACAATCAGGTGGAGATTCTTATCAAG GGTCACATAAACATTTTGGTCGTCGTGGACCATCACATTCAGTGAGGGATGCTGATGGCTCATCTGTGGAGGGGAAGCCTTCAAAGAGAGGTGGTGTTTCTAGCTATGGTTCCCATGAG AAGCAGGTCTGGGTTCAAAAGTCAAGTTCTGGTTCATAG
- the LOC136227857 gene encoding regulator of nonsense transcripts UPF3-like isoform X6 has product MLFLHEEDVFGGMKGQSEKTKVVVRHLPPTISQVMLMEQIDVAFGGRYNWASFRPGKSSQKHQSFSRAYIDFKKPEDVIEFAEFFNGHLFVNEKGTQFRAIVEYAPSQRVPKQWSKKDGREGTISKDPSYLEFLESISKPAENLPSAEIQLERREAERVGAPKDAPIVTPLMDFVRQKRAAKSGSRQRMLSNGKISRRAGASGSSGSSKRSSEKKRVSTTMYVLRDTAKSTSGKDKSTYLLVPKRDDQQLSDKAVTFASASGAEVLEDESVPGIADTGKKKILLLKGKEKEISPNAGSFDKNAIGPSLKQSQRASGRIIRSILLNKDSRQNQSSGIQFDQQAQTLEKEKRPPRPPHVHIVSKDSNGASDDKVVGNDLHGFSGDKQEKRMRNKDRPDRVVWTPLRRSDGSYASDESLPSASQSSQSGGDSYQGSHKHFGRRGPSHSVRDADGSSVEGKPSKRGGVSSYGSHEKQVWVQKSSSGS; this is encoded by the exons ATGCTATTTCTTCATGAAGAAGAT GTTTTCGGAGGCATGAAGGGTCAATCTGAAAAGACCAAGGTGGTGGTGCGTCACCTGCCACCGACGATTTCTCAAGTCATGCTTATGGAGCAAATCGACGTTGCCTTCGGTGGACGTTATAATTGGGCATCGTTCCGTCCTGGCAAAAGCAG TCAGAAGCATCAATCCTTTTCCAGAGCCTATATTGACTTCAAAAAGCCTGAAGATGTTATTGAGTTTGCAGAGTTTTTTAATGGCCATCTCTTTGTGAATGAGAAGG GCACTCAGTTCAGAGCTATTGTCGAGTATGCTCCGTCACAGCGTGTTCCAAAACAGTGGTCTAAGAAGGATGGTCGTGAAGGAACCATATCAAAAG ATCCTTCATATTTGGAGTTCCTTGAATCGATATCAAAGCCTGCTGAGAATCTTCCGAGTGCAGAGATACAATTGGAAAGAAGAGAAGCTGAAAGAGTTG GTGCACCAAAGGATGCTCCAATAGTTACACCCTTAATGGATTTTGTCCGTCAAAAAAGAGCTGCTAAGAGTGGATCTCGG cagAGAATGTTGTCAAATGGGAAAATCAGCAGACGTGCTGGTGCAAGTGGAAGCTCTGGCTCTTCCAAACGAAGTTCTGAAAAGAAGAGAGTTTCAACCACAATG TATGTTTTAAGGGACACTGCAAAAAGTACAAGTGGAAAAGATAAATCAACCTATCTATTGGTTCCGAAACGAGATGACCAGCAACTTTCTGATAAAGCTGTTACTTTTGCTTCTGCAAGTGGAGCTGAAGTATTGGAGGATGAAAGTG TTCCCGGAATTGCTGATACTGGCAAAAAGAAAATCCTTCTTctgaaagggaaagagaaagaaatttcaCCT AATGCAGGATCATTTGATAAAAATGCGATTGGTCCTTCCCTGAAGCAGAGCCAGAGGGCCAGTGGAAGGATAATTAGAAGCATACTTTTGAACAAGGATTCACGCCAAAATCAATCTTCTGGAATCCAATTTGATCAGCAAGCTCAAActttggaaaaggaaaagcgtCCTCCTCGGCCTCCACATGTGCACATTGTTTCGAAGGATTCAAATGGAGCTTCAGATGACAAGGTTGTTGGTAATGACTTGCATGGGTTTTCTGGTGATAAGCAAGAAAAGCGCATGAGAAATAAGGATAGGCCTGATCGTGTTGTATGGACTCCTCTTCGCCGGTCAGATGGATCTTATGCGAGTGATGAATCCTTGCCCTCTGCATCACAATCCTCACAATCAGGTGGAGATTCTTATCAAG GGTCACATAAACATTTTGGTCGTCGTGGACCATCACATTCAGTGAGGGATGCTGATGGCTCATCTGTGGAGGGGAAGCCTTCAAAGAGAGGTGGTGTTTCTAGCTATGGTTCCCATGAG AAGCAGGTCTGGGTTCAAAAGTCAAGTTCTGGTTCATAG
- the LOC136227857 gene encoding regulator of nonsense transcripts UPF3-like isoform X2, with product MLFLHEEDVFGGMKGQSEKTKVVVRHLPPTISQVMLMEQIDVAFGGRYNWASFRPGKSSQKHQSFSRAYIDFKKPEDVIEFAEFFNGHLFVNEKGTQFRAIVEYAPSQRVPKQWSKKDGREGTISKDPSYLEFLESISKPAENLPSAEIQLERREAERVGAPKDAPIVTPLMDFVRQKRAAKSGSRRMLSNGKISRRAGASGSSGSSKRSSEKKRVSTTMYVLRDTAKSTSGKDKSTYLLVPKRDDQQLSDKAVTFASASGAEVLEDESGITVQPNFKFLIEHRAALYKLFLLVPHNSCQRQVDFHKLFPGIADTGKKKILLLKGKEKEISPNAGSFDKNAIGPSLKQSQRASGRIIRSILLNKDSRQNQSSGIQFDQQAQTLEKEKRPPRPPHVHIVSKDSNGASDDKVVGNDLHGFSGDKQEKRMRNKDRPDRVVWTPLRRSDGSYASDESLPSASQSSQSGGDSYQGSHKHFGRRGPSHSVRDADGSSVEGKPSKRGGVSSYGSHEKQVWVQKSSSGS from the exons ATGCTATTTCTTCATGAAGAAGAT GTTTTCGGAGGCATGAAGGGTCAATCTGAAAAGACCAAGGTGGTGGTGCGTCACCTGCCACCGACGATTTCTCAAGTCATGCTTATGGAGCAAATCGACGTTGCCTTCGGTGGACGTTATAATTGGGCATCGTTCCGTCCTGGCAAAAGCAG TCAGAAGCATCAATCCTTTTCCAGAGCCTATATTGACTTCAAAAAGCCTGAAGATGTTATTGAGTTTGCAGAGTTTTTTAATGGCCATCTCTTTGTGAATGAGAAGG GCACTCAGTTCAGAGCTATTGTCGAGTATGCTCCGTCACAGCGTGTTCCAAAACAGTGGTCTAAGAAGGATGGTCGTGAAGGAACCATATCAAAAG ATCCTTCATATTTGGAGTTCCTTGAATCGATATCAAAGCCTGCTGAGAATCTTCCGAGTGCAGAGATACAATTGGAAAGAAGAGAAGCTGAAAGAGTTG GTGCACCAAAGGATGCTCCAATAGTTACACCCTTAATGGATTTTGTCCGTCAAAAAAGAGCTGCTAAGAGTGGATCTCGG AGAATGTTGTCAAATGGGAAAATCAGCAGACGTGCTGGTGCAAGTGGAAGCTCTGGCTCTTCCAAACGAAGTTCTGAAAAGAAGAGAGTTTCAACCACAATG TATGTTTTAAGGGACACTGCAAAAAGTACAAGTGGAAAAGATAAATCAACCTATCTATTGGTTCCGAAACGAGATGACCAGCAACTTTCTGATAAAGCTGTTACTTTTGCTTCTGCAAGTGGAGCTGAAGTATTGGAGGATGAAAGTGGTATAACTGTGCAACCGAATTTCAAGTTTTTAATA GAACATAGAGCTGCcttgtataaattgtttttgCTAGTGCCTCATAATAGCTGTCAGAGGCAGGTTGATTTTCATAAATTAT TTCCCGGAATTGCTGATACTGGCAAAAAGAAAATCCTTCTTctgaaagggaaagagaaagaaatttcaCCT AATGCAGGATCATTTGATAAAAATGCGATTGGTCCTTCCCTGAAGCAGAGCCAGAGGGCCAGTGGAAGGATAATTAGAAGCATACTTTTGAACAAGGATTCACGCCAAAATCAATCTTCTGGAATCCAATTTGATCAGCAAGCTCAAActttggaaaaggaaaagcgtCCTCCTCGGCCTCCACATGTGCACATTGTTTCGAAGGATTCAAATGGAGCTTCAGATGACAAGGTTGTTGGTAATGACTTGCATGGGTTTTCTGGTGATAAGCAAGAAAAGCGCATGAGAAATAAGGATAGGCCTGATCGTGTTGTATGGACTCCTCTTCGCCGGTCAGATGGATCTTATGCGAGTGATGAATCCTTGCCCTCTGCATCACAATCCTCACAATCAGGTGGAGATTCTTATCAAG GGTCACATAAACATTTTGGTCGTCGTGGACCATCACATTCAGTGAGGGATGCTGATGGCTCATCTGTGGAGGGGAAGCCTTCAAAGAGAGGTGGTGTTTCTAGCTATGGTTCCCATGAG AAGCAGGTCTGGGTTCAAAAGTCAAGTTCTGGTTCATAG